ggtcttaatataggcttacctgtaggtaaaagtggctgTACAGGGTGTACAAACTACTTTATAGGAGAATTGTGAGCCCATTTGGCTACAGAAAGAGTGCAGACCCGAGAATGTTACTTTCCTGACTGTCATGCTAATCCTCTTGTTTCAATACCTTGATTTACCTAGAACAAATCTGCAGTCAATGCCCccgattcagatacaatagtgtatctctcggcgggcgTAATGTATTTCAGATACgtcacgccgccgcaaattagggcgcaagtttcgtattcagaaagaacttgcgccctaagttaaggcggcgtaatgtatgtggtccggcgtaagcccgcggaattcaaatgtggatgatgtgggcgtgttttatttaaattaatagtgACCCCCACATGCACGCACATGCaccattcgtgaaagaatccaagtgcgcatgctaaAAATtaagccgcaaatcgtcattgctttagacgtgaacgtaacttacgtacagccctattcgcgaacgacttacgcaaacgacgtaacattttcaaaattcgacgcgggaacgacgtccatacttaacataggatacccctcatatagcaggggtaactttacgccagaaaaagccgaacgtaaacgacgtaaaaaaatgcgccgggcggacgtacgtttctgaatcggcgtacctacctaatttgcatattcaacgcagaagTCTTggaaagcgcccctagcggtcagcgtaaatattgcaccctaagatacggcggcgtaggagacttacgccgctcgtatctaggcaacattgaggcgtatctgtttctatgaatcagacgccgagatgcgacggcccgcattcggagttacgacggcgtatctggagatacgccaacgtaactccttactgaatccgggccaatgacttCTAATTGTCCTTATCCACCTAATAGGCACCTACGTTTTAACCTTTCATATACCATCTGGCAATTAAAATctgaaaatgtaaatatgattAGTTGCTGTGAACCATAAGAAACATAAACATAGTGCTGAATTTTGTACTTTTCCTGAATTCTAATAAAGCACAAAAtcacaataacaataaaaaaaaacataaaacaatatttttttcataaaaatagaCTTTATTTCTGTATTGTTATGCAGTCATTTAAtactcttccccctcctctccttcacCCTCTCCTTCAACGCTGTCAGTGGCAACCTCTTCATAATCCTTCTCCAGGGCGGCCATGTCCTCCCGAGCCTCAGAGAACTCTCCTTCCTCCATACCCTCACCCacgtaccagtgcacaaaggcaCGCTTGGCATACATCAGATCAAACTTGTGGTCCAGGCGAGCCCAGGCCTCGGCAATGGCTGTGGTGTTGCTCAACATGCACACGGCACGCTGCACCTTAGCCAGATCTCCACCAGGAACCACAGTTGGTGGCTGGTAGTTGATACCAACCTTGAATCCTGTTGGGCACCAGTCCACAAACTGGATGGTGCGCTTGGTCTTGATGGTGGCAATAGCAGCATTGACATCTTTGGGCACCACATCACCACGGTACAGCAGGCAGCAAGCCATGTATTTACCGTGTCTGGGGTCACATTTCACCATCTGGTTGGCTGGCTCAAAGCAAGCGTTGGTGATCTCAGACACAGAGAGCTGCTCATGGTAAGCTTTCTCTGCAGAGATTACAGGGGCATAGGTGGCCAGAGGGAAGTGGATACGGGGGTAGGGCACCAGGTTGGTCTGGAATTCTGTCAAGTCCACATTCAGGGCTCCATCAAACCTAAGGGAAGCGGTAATGGAAGACACAATCTGGCCAATCAGACGGTTCAGGTTGGTGTAGGTTGGGCGTTCGATGTCCAGGTTTCTACGGCAGATGTCATAAATGGCTTCGTTGTCCACCATGAAAGCACAGTCTGAGTGCTCCAGGGTAGTGTGGGTGGTGAGGATGGCGTTGTAGGGCTCAACCACAGCTGTGGAGATCTGAGGAGCTGGGTAGATGGCGAATTCAAGCTTGGACTTCTTTCCGTAGTCAACAGACAGACGTTCCATCAAGAGGGAGGTGAAACCAGAGCCGGTGCCACCACCGAAACTGTGGAAGATGAGGAATCCCTGGAGACCGGTGCACTGGTCAgcctgagaaaaagaaaaaaacacgccGGGTTCAATAACTTCTCTCTAAAGATAATGCCTATACTAATTATACTCTTGATTATCATGCTTCACCTAGCTAATATGTCTGTCATTAATAATAAGAGAAGGATGCAAGGCCACTTCGACACACAGGAAGGACCAGGCAATAATAATCATATTGGAGGGTCTACATTCATATAGACAAGAGTACAAAGAGAAGCAGAGTGGTGCAAGCATAGCTCTCTGCCTCCTCTGGACACATTTATATGTTACAAGAGAATAGCACAAACCTTGTAGAAATATATTGTCCATCAAATTCTAATGCTTTTAACATTTTAGAGGAAAATGTATTAGGTGACTAATTATGACTCAGAATGGTGGTCTTCAAACTACGTCCCGGCGGTCGGATGCGAcccttttcttgcctttatccagcccttggggcactattcctccactgatatgagacactattctgccaactgacagTGGCAattgggcaccatttctcccattgacaccaacaataagggAACCATTTCTCCCATTggcaccaactatggggcactattattcccaatgataccaacgataGGACACCGTTCCTCCACCTAATACCAAATgtaatgtttactcccactgataccaggggAATTTCTGCTgggcacagtccagcccccctaaagtctgaaggacaaaaaaatggccatttgtttagaatgtttggagatccctgttctaaagctttagctgattctgtgttagtaaaagacgattcgcgcttttttgtctgttactgcgtgatgaatgtgcttactccattatgaacggtagttttaccagaacgagcgctcccatctcataacttgcttctgagaatgtgcgggttttttacgtcgttttagcccacacacgatcattttttacgcaTGCGtagttaccttccagcgtcgtgcacgtcgccgcgtcatcgtcgcggcgacggcgcgacacgtcatcgcagatgttttccgcgcggattttgatccgatggtgtgtacaagccatcggctcaaaatccggaggaggaatatccgctggaaacggtccggcggaccgtttccagcggatataccctcgtctgtacgaggccttataggcactatttctagcactaaaatgCATGAAAGCCGCCTTTAGTGTTAAAGGGATCTaaaccttccaatggggacccctgttccagtgacaatcatctaatgccgcgtacacacggtcgttttttgtcttataaaaaaacgttgttttttctcatgaaacttcattttaaaaaacgacgttgcctacacaccatcgttttttcaaattacgttttaaattacgttttttaaaacgttgttttatttcatcacaaaaaacgaccgtgtgcatTAGGTGAATTCTCCTCACTTGATTGATTTTCTCCCACTTTTGGATCTAATAAACTGATGGCAGTTTTAATCCTTCCTTACTCCATCCAaagctaaataaaaaattggggctATACATTTAACCCTCAACCTAAACCTGGAATGTAGCCCTTAGCTCTTACAATTAATTGCATTTTAGTTGATTCAAGATAATAGACTATTTAATTGGTTTGAAAGAATATTAAGGTCCATTTACAACTATGGCTGCTGGTGACAGACTTTGACTAGTGGGCTCAGGACAATGACATTGTATATCTtattagtacagtaaaaccttggtttgagagtaacttggtattagagcgttttgcaagacaagcaactttttttaaatatattttgacttgataaacaagcgatgtcttgatatacaagtagcgtcatgtcacaactgagtgtaaaagagaagagaggcgcctctaagtgtagcaatatggttacatttaatgaaggtacaacatttagcaacatattgctacacttagagaggtctctcttctcttttatactctggagctcccgctggattttgcttctaatccccttgtggaggcttcccagggccgccatcaggaattatggggccccttacagagCTTCAGGTATGggacctcctggagcagagaaccgggggggggggggggttgctgcatccggggccctggggacctctgggccctttaataaaaagaaaaaaagaaataaaaaaaatatattttttttttaaaaggggggttgccatctggggccctggggacctctgggccctttaattaaatatatatatatatatatatatatatatatatatatatatatatatatatatatatatacacacacaaattattattatttttttataaaaataaattacaaaaaaagaggggttgccatccgggacctcggggccctttaataaaaaaaaaaagaaacctctgggccctttaacaaaaaaaaaataataaaaatatatatatataaaaaaaaagtaaacacttagaaaaaacaaaaaaaagggggttgccatccagggccctggggacctctgggccctttaataataaaaaaatatatataaacgaaaataaaaaatgaaataaagggGGGTTGGCAcatgggaccctggggacctctgagccctttaattaaaaaatatatatatatataaaataaataaatagaataatataaaaaatatatataaaaaaaggggcggttgctatccggggccctggggacctctgggccctttaataatatatatatatatataaatatatatatatatatatatatatatatatatatatatatatatatatatatatatatatatatatatatatatatatatatatatctcaaaataaaaaataaaagaattaaaaaaatatttaaaaaatatatatatatataaaaaaaagggggggttgccatccgggcccctggggacctccgggccccttacaggtgtactgcctgtacccccctgatggcggccctgaggcttccatttgtggatggacattttatggttacacaaccaatcacattgctataatctttttgtatggactataaactaaagcacttctgaataaatggttgtggaacaaatcattagagtttccattatttcttatgggaaaattttctttgatatacaagtgctttggattacaagcatgtttctggaacgaattatgctcgcaatccaagactttactgtataattcagtgtttgTCAACTGGGGTGCCGCTGTACCCTGTGATGCCCTGAGTAGTCTTTAGGGGTGCCATGGAAACAGCCTGATCAGAGAAATCATCTGTTAGCTCTTGTGCTACATGAGGGAGACCGCACTGTTAACTCCTGTGCAAATAGGAGGCAGAGCGCTATgctcgtactcccctcccccccatatcaGCAAAAGAGAAAGCTGAGCTGGTCGCCCGACCGCGTCCTGccaactgatgacatcatcggtTGCTAAGGACTTGTCGGCAAGGGTACAGAgaggagggcggggggggggggggggggcatagctcTCTGACTCCTCTGTACACAGGAATTAACTGTGCACTCTCCCTCCttttaacatttaacattttttGGGAGCAGGTGGGGAGGGGGTTGTGCTTGGAGGGGGGATATGTGGTGgtttatgctgggagggggatttgggTGGGAAGGGTGGTGCTAGGAGTGAGGATTTGGTGGGGTTGTACTaggagcaggggtcaagtcctggggggaaaagtgtgggaactcccacccaagatcccctcccccaccaaaaaaaaaattgatacgctcatcgaggaagtgacggaatacccgcacaccacccgattaatccatatacaggaagctgccagtaacataaaggattactaaggttcgcctgcccctgacagtgactcgagctgggcatcgccgcttagtgaaggattggctcgggcggctcggctgctctagtcctgcaaagggaactgcgttcctgctgtgaaaagagtgcaggaactccgttcccacgcgttcccgcaggacttgagccctgactagGAGGGTTGAAAAACACATAGGTCTAGGTCAGAAACCACTCACCAGTTTGCGGACTCTGTCCAGCACCAGGTCGATGATCTCTTTGCCGATGGTGTAGTGACCTCGGGCATAGTTGTTGGCGGCGTCTTCCTTGCCGGTGATGAGTTGCTCAGGGTGGAAAAGTTGCCGGTAGGTTCCTGTCCTCACCTCATCTATAGAAATGGGACGGCAATGGGTCAGAAAGTCGCTACAGGTGACAAAACTTGGTGGACATCTCATACACTTTTTAATCACACAACATAACAGGCGACCTACTCACCAATCACAGTGGGCTCCAGGTC
The Rana temporaria chromosome 6, aRanTem1.1, whole genome shotgun sequence DNA segment above includes these coding regions:
- the LOC120944192 gene encoding tubulin alpha-1D chain-like: MRECISVHVGQAGVQIGNACWELYCLEHGIQPDGQMPSDKTIGGGDDSFNTFFSETGAGKHVPRAVFVDLEPTVIDEVRTGTYRQLFHPEQLITGKEDAANNYARGHYTIGKEIIDLVLDRVRKLADQCTGLQGFLIFHSFGGGTGSGFTSLLMERLSVDYGKKSKLEFAIYPAPQISTAVVEPYNAILTTHTTLEHSDCAFMVDNEAIYDICRRNLDIERPTYTNLNRLIGQIVSSITASLRFDGALNVDLTEFQTNLVPYPRIHFPLATYAPVISAEKAYHEQLSVSEITNACFEPANQMVKCDPRHGKYMACCLLYRGDVVPKDVNAAIATIKTKRTIQFVDWCPTGFKVGINYQPPTVVPGGDLAKVQRAVCMLSNTTAIAEAWARLDHKFDLMYAKRAFVHWYVGEGMEEGEFSEAREDMAALEKDYEEVATDSVEGEGEGEEGEEY